Proteins from a genomic interval of Streptomyces sp. NBC_00820:
- a CDS encoding inorganic diphosphatase, with product MEFDVTIEIPKGSRNKYEVDHETGRIRLDRRLFTSTAYPTDYGFVENTLGEDGDPLDALVILDEPTFPGCLIKCRAIGMFRMTDEAGGDDKLLCVPATDPRVEHLRDIHHVSEFDRLEIQHFFEVYKDLEPGKSVEGADWVGRTDAEVEIERSYKRFKEQGGH from the coding sequence GTGGAGTTCGACGTCACGATCGAGATCCCGAAGGGTTCGCGGAACAAGTACGAGGTGGACCACGAGACCGGTCGGATCCGCTTGGACCGTCGCCTCTTCACCTCGACCGCATACCCGACCGACTACGGCTTCGTCGAGAACACTCTCGGCGAAGACGGCGACCCGCTGGACGCGCTCGTCATCCTGGACGAGCCGACCTTCCCGGGCTGCCTGATCAAGTGCCGCGCGATCGGCATGTTCCGTATGACGGACGAGGCGGGCGGCGACGACAAGCTGCTCTGCGTTCCGGCCACGGACCCGCGTGTGGAGCACCTGCGCGACATCCACCACGTGTCCGAGTTCGACCGCCTGGAGATCCAGCACTTCTTCGAGGTCTACAAGGACCTGGAGCCGGGCAAGTCGGTCGAGGGCGCCGACTGGGTGGGCCGCACGGACGCCGAGGTGGAGATCGAGCGGTCGTACAAGCGCTTCAAGGAGCAGGGCGGTCACTGA
- the dacB gene encoding D-alanyl-D-alanine carboxypeptidase/D-alanyl-D-alanine endopeptidase, which produces MKRIANAVRPRLASAATAAGPRVARLVRAVRLPRPRTARTWQYTAGAATAGLALAAGVVTVAGPWDADGQRTAERDRAAALERPGGADHGGSGTIAGASRPAPSAAPVLTGLGGAAGTVTTRKAPPAGKALEDVLEPLLSAPALAHGHSAAVVDIGTGKLLYGADGGEALTPASTTKIATAVAALSALGPDHRLTTRTALEPDTGELVLVGGGDPTLTAHPESGGWASLRVLATATATALKKRGIHKITLSYDTTLYSGPAVHPIGVNENLAPVSPLTADEGRTDGSDHGPIARVADPAATTARTFAGLLKAAGVTTTSPGPSKATSRARTLAAVSSPPLSALVERMLTNSDNDIAEALARQTALASGRPASFDGGAKAVAAQLGKLGLPMTGASFHDGSGLNHDDRLTANLLTALLVKAADPARPGLRPVLTGLPVAGFTGTLAARYADGAAGVVRAKTGTLTGVNTLAGTVVDRDGRLVAFAFLASGTTDAPAAQAALDRTATALAGCGCG; this is translated from the coding sequence GTGAAGCGGATCGCGAACGCCGTACGACCGCGTCTGGCGAGCGCCGCGACGGCCGCCGGACCGCGGGTCGCGCGGCTGGTGCGGGCGGTGCGCCTCCCCCGTCCGCGGACCGCCAGGACCTGGCAGTACACGGCGGGCGCCGCCACCGCCGGGCTGGCGCTGGCCGCCGGGGTGGTGACCGTCGCCGGTCCCTGGGACGCCGACGGCCAGCGTACGGCCGAGCGGGACCGGGCGGCCGCCCTGGAGCGGCCGGGTGGCGCAGATCACGGCGGCTCCGGCACGATCGCCGGGGCGTCCAGGCCCGCCCCGAGCGCCGCGCCCGTCCTGACCGGCCTGGGCGGCGCCGCGGGCACGGTGACCACCAGGAAGGCCCCGCCCGCCGGAAAGGCCCTCGAAGACGTCCTGGAGCCCCTCCTGAGCGCCCCCGCGCTCGCCCACGGCCACTCGGCGGCCGTCGTCGACATCGGCACCGGCAAGCTCCTCTACGGCGCCGACGGCGGCGAGGCCCTCACACCCGCCTCCACCACCAAGATCGCCACCGCCGTGGCCGCCCTGTCCGCCCTCGGCCCCGACCACCGCCTCACCACCCGCACCGCACTCGAACCGGACACCGGCGAACTGGTCCTCGTCGGCGGCGGCGACCCCACCCTCACCGCGCACCCGGAGTCCGGAGGCTGGGCGAGCCTGCGCGTCCTGGCCACCGCCACGGCCACCGCGCTCAAGAAGCGCGGCATCCACAAGATCACGCTCTCGTACGACACCACGCTCTACTCGGGTCCCGCCGTGCACCCCATCGGCGTCAACGAGAACCTCGCCCCCGTCAGCCCGCTCACCGCCGACGAGGGCCGTACCGACGGCTCCGACCACGGCCCGATCGCGCGGGTGGCCGACCCGGCGGCGACCACGGCCCGCACGTTCGCCGGCCTCCTCAAGGCCGCCGGCGTCACGACCACGTCCCCCGGCCCCTCCAAGGCCACCAGCCGCGCCCGGACCCTCGCCGCCGTCTCCTCGCCCCCGCTGTCCGCCCTGGTCGAACGCATGCTCACCAACAGCGACAACGACATCGCCGAGGCCCTCGCCCGCCAGACCGCCCTCGCGAGCGGCCGGCCGGCGAGCTTCGACGGGGGCGCCAAGGCCGTCGCCGCACAGCTCGGGAAGCTCGGCCTGCCCATGACCGGCGCCTCCTTCCACGACGGCAGCGGCCTCAACCACGACGACAGGCTGACCGCGAACCTGCTCACCGCTCTCCTCGTCAAGGCGGCCGACCCCGCCCGGCCCGGCCTGCGCCCCGTCCTCACCGGCCTCCCCGTCGCCGGCTTCACCGGCACCCTGGCCGCGCGCTACGCGGACGGCGCGGCAGGCGTCGTACGGGCGAAGACCGGCACCCTGACGGGCGTCAACACGCTGGCCGGCACCGTCGTCGACCGGGACGGCCGACTCGTCGCCTTCGCCTTCCTCGCCTCCGGCACCACCGACGCCCCAGCGGCCCAGGCCGCCCTGGACAGGACGGCGACGGCACTGGCGGGCTGCGGCTGCGGATGA
- a CDS encoding zinc-dependent metalloprotease: MTSFGGTASPGMVDWNLAVATATRLVRPGPEVSRDEARAVVAELRRHAKASEEHVRGFTRMGAGETHDTPVLIVDRPGWVRANVAGFREILKPLLEKMRERRGDSPGSAVLGAVGGKVTGVELGMLLSFLSSRVLGQYETFAPASDGLQAGGSADAPRGGRLLLVAPNIVHVERELDVQPHDFRMWVCLHEETHRTQFTAVPWLRDHLEGEIQSFLAETDVDPMTFLERAREAAQSLAGGRPEGEEDDGGRSFVELVQTPAQREILGRLTAVMSLLEGHADYVMDGVGPEVVPTVAEIREKFQQRRAKGASRLDLALRKLLGLDAKLKQYRDGERFVRAVVDQVGMDGFNRVWTSPNTLPTKAEIAKPADWVARVHRKAES, encoded by the coding sequence ATGACGAGCTTCGGTGGCACCGCATCTCCCGGGATGGTCGACTGGAACCTCGCGGTGGCGACCGCGACACGGCTCGTACGACCGGGCCCCGAGGTCAGCCGTGACGAGGCCCGGGCCGTCGTCGCGGAACTGCGCCGGCACGCCAAGGCCTCGGAGGAACACGTCCGGGGATTCACCCGTATGGGCGCAGGGGAGACGCACGACACCCCCGTCCTCATCGTCGACCGCCCCGGCTGGGTCCGCGCCAACGTCGCCGGATTCCGCGAGATCCTCAAACCCCTCCTGGAGAAGATGCGGGAACGCCGCGGCGACAGCCCCGGCAGCGCCGTCCTCGGCGCCGTCGGCGGCAAGGTCACCGGCGTCGAACTGGGCATGCTGCTGTCGTTCCTGTCCTCCCGGGTCCTCGGCCAGTACGAGACCTTCGCCCCCGCCTCCGACGGCCTCCAGGCCGGCGGCTCCGCCGACGCGCCGCGCGGCGGGCGCCTGCTGCTCGTCGCGCCCAACATCGTCCACGTGGAGCGCGAACTCGACGTCCAGCCCCACGACTTCCGCATGTGGGTGTGCCTGCACGAGGAGACCCACCGCACCCAGTTCACCGCGGTCCCCTGGCTCCGCGACCACCTGGAGGGCGAAATCCAGTCGTTCCTGGCGGAGACCGACGTCGACCCGATGACCTTCCTGGAACGCGCCAGGGAAGCGGCCCAGTCCCTCGCGGGCGGCCGCCCCGAGGGCGAGGAGGACGACGGCGGGCGTTCCTTCGTGGAGCTCGTGCAGACCCCCGCCCAGCGCGAGATCCTCGGCCGCCTCACCGCGGTCATGTCCCTGCTGGAGGGCCACGCCGACTACGTCATGGACGGCGTCGGCCCCGAGGTCGTGCCGACCGTCGCCGAGATCCGCGAGAAGTTCCAGCAGCGCCGCGCCAAGGGCGCCTCCCGCCTGGACCTCGCCCTGCGCAAGCTGCTCGGCCTGGACGCCAAACTCAAGCAGTACCGTGACGGTGAACGCTTCGTGCGCGCCGTCGTCGACCAGGTCGGCATGGACGGCTTCAACCGCGTGTGGACCTCGCCCAACACCCTGCCCACCAAGGCGGAGATCGCCAAACCGGCGGACTGGGTCGCGCGGGTGCACCGCAAGGCCGAGTCGTGA
- the tilS gene encoding tRNA lysidine(34) synthetase TilS, producing MGPHPAVAAIRLAVRRALHDIITHPSRSPETAATAVAASHGTIHAQSRNTLPPSPLVLVACSGGADSMALASALAFEAPKLGVRAGGITVDHGLQPGSDLRADEVVLRLRGLGLDPVESIAVTVGRDGGPEAAARDARYAALDDAAERHGATAILLGHTRDDQAETVLLGLARGSGIRSLSGMAAVSGADGRYRRPFLQLDRQTARKACMAQSLPVWDDPHNTDPAYTRSRLRHEGLPALEKALGKGVVEALARTAQLSRDDADALDSWASQAEASVRDATGLLECAKLYALPPAVRRRILRRAAIDAGAPAGSLFARHIEEVDRLITGWRGQGAINLPGKVVAQRQGGRLVIRQG from the coding sequence ATGGGTCCCCATCCTGCGGTCGCGGCGATACGCCTGGCGGTCCGCCGCGCCCTCCACGACATCATCACGCACCCCAGTCGCAGCCCCGAGACAGCCGCGACGGCCGTCGCGGCGTCCCACGGGACGATCCACGCGCAGAGCCGGAACACGCTCCCGCCGTCCCCGCTCGTGCTCGTCGCCTGCTCCGGCGGCGCCGACTCCATGGCGCTCGCCTCGGCCCTCGCCTTCGAGGCCCCCAAACTAGGCGTCCGCGCCGGCGGCATCACCGTCGACCACGGCCTCCAGCCCGGCTCCGACCTCCGCGCCGACGAGGTCGTCCTCAGGCTGCGCGGCCTCGGCCTCGACCCGGTCGAGTCCATCGCCGTCACCGTCGGCCGCGACGGCGGCCCCGAGGCGGCGGCCCGCGACGCGCGCTACGCCGCCCTCGACGACGCCGCCGAACGCCACGGCGCCACCGCGATCCTGCTCGGGCACACCCGCGACGACCAGGCGGAGACCGTCCTGCTCGGCCTCGCCCGCGGCTCCGGCATCCGCTCCCTGTCCGGCATGGCCGCGGTCTCGGGGGCCGACGGCCGTTACCGGCGCCCGTTCCTGCAGCTGGACCGGCAGACCGCCCGCAAGGCCTGCATGGCCCAGTCCCTGCCCGTCTGGGACGACCCGCACAACACCGATCCGGCCTACACCCGCTCCCGGCTGCGCCACGAGGGCCTGCCCGCCCTCGAGAAGGCCCTCGGCAAAGGCGTCGTGGAGGCCCTCGCCCGTACCGCCCAGCTCTCCCGCGACGACGCCGACGCCCTCGACTCCTGGGCCAGTCAGGCCGAGGCCTCCGTACGCGACGCCACGGGCCTGCTGGAGTGCGCCAAGCTCTACGCCCTGCCGCCCGCCGTCCGCCGCCGCATCCTGCGCCGCGCCGCCATCGACGCGGGCGCGCCGGCCGGTTCTCTCTTCGCCCGGCACATCGAGGAAGTCGACCGGTTGATCACCGGCTGGCGGGGCCAGGGGGCCATCAATCTCCCGGGCAAGGTCGTCGCCCAGCGACAGGGTGGCAGACTGGTGATTCGGCAAGGCTGA
- the hpt gene encoding hypoxanthine phosphoribosyltransferase gives MRVDAKDMGADLKSVLITKEEIDAKLAELAAKIDAEYAGKDLLIVGVLKGAVMVMADLARALSTPVTMDWMAVSSYGAGTQSSGVVRILKDLDTDIKGRHVLIVEDIIDSGLTLSWLINNLGSREPASLKVCTLLRKPDAAKVAIDVEWVGFDIPNEFVVGYGLDYAEKYRNLPFVGTLAPHVYGG, from the coding sequence ATGCGGGTGGACGCGAAAGACATGGGTGCCGACCTGAAGTCGGTGCTCATCACCAAGGAAGAGATCGACGCGAAGCTGGCCGAGCTGGCCGCGAAGATCGACGCGGAATACGCGGGCAAGGACCTGCTCATCGTGGGTGTCCTCAAGGGCGCCGTGATGGTCATGGCGGACCTCGCCCGGGCGCTGTCCACCCCCGTCACCATGGACTGGATGGCGGTGTCCTCCTACGGCGCCGGCACCCAGTCCTCCGGCGTGGTGCGGATCCTCAAGGACCTCGACACCGACATCAAGGGCAGGCACGTCCTGATCGTCGAGGACATCATCGACTCCGGCCTGACCCTGTCCTGGCTGATCAACAACCTCGGCTCGCGCGAGCCCGCCTCGCTGAAGGTGTGCACGCTGCTGCGCAAGCCGGACGCCGCCAAGGTCGCCATCGACGTGGAGTGGGTCGGCTTCGACATCCCGAACGAGTTCGTCGTCGGCTACGGCCTCGACTACGCCGAGAAGTACCGCAACCTGCCGTTCGTCGGTACGCTCGCGCCCCACGTCTACGGCGGCTGA
- the ftsH gene encoding ATP-dependent zinc metalloprotease FtsH has product MDVKRYFRGPVMWIVLAVLAVVVLMQVVGSGGGYKTVDTGQVLAAISDNKVESAKLTTGDEQTIKATLKDGVKVEGSSKIQASYIGDQGVGIAQTLQTKYQDKQIKGGYTVSPSKQNPFLGVLLSLLPFVLIVVVFLFLMNQMQGGGSRVMNFGKSKAKLITKDTPKTTFADVAGCDEAVEELHEIKEFLQEPAKFQAVGAKIPKGVLLYGRPGTGKTLLARAVAGEAGVPFYSISGSDFVEMFVGVGASRVRDLFEQAKANAPAIVFVDEIDAVGRHRGAGLGGGHDEREQTLNQLLVEMDGFDVKGGVILIAATNRPDILDPALLRPGRFDRQIAVDPPDLQGRLEILKVHQKGKPVAPDVDLAAVARRTPGMTGADLANVLNEAALLTARSDQKLVDNKALDEAIDRVVAGPQKRTRIMSDREKKITAYHEGGHALVAAASPNSDPVHKITILSRGRALGYTMVLPDEDKYSTTRNEMLDQLAYMLGGRAAEELVFHDPTTGAANDIEKATNVARAMVTQYGMTERLGAIKFGGDNSEPFLGREMAHQRDYSEEVAALVDEEVKKLIETAHNEAWEILVENRDVLDNLVLALLEKETLGKEEIAEIFTTIHKRPPRPAWTGSSRRTPSTRPPVLSPKELALTNGANGTAAAINTIKSAATESAPITEQTPEDRSES; this is encoded by the coding sequence ATGGACGTGAAGCGATACTTCCGTGGGCCGGTCATGTGGATCGTGCTGGCCGTCCTTGCCGTGGTCGTGTTGATGCAGGTCGTCGGCTCGGGCGGCGGCTACAAGACGGTGGACACCGGCCAGGTTCTGGCAGCGATCAGTGACAACAAGGTCGAGTCGGCCAAACTCACCACCGGTGACGAGCAGACCATCAAGGCCACGCTGAAGGACGGCGTGAAGGTCGAGGGCAGCTCGAAGATCCAGGCGAGCTACATCGGCGACCAGGGCGTCGGCATCGCCCAGACGCTGCAGACCAAGTACCAGGACAAGCAGATCAAGGGCGGCTACACAGTCTCGCCGTCCAAGCAGAACCCGTTCCTCGGCGTCCTGCTCTCCCTGCTGCCCTTCGTTCTGATCGTGGTCGTCTTCCTGTTCCTGATGAATCAGATGCAGGGCGGCGGCTCCCGGGTCATGAACTTCGGGAAGTCCAAGGCCAAGCTCATCACCAAGGACACGCCGAAGACCACCTTCGCCGACGTCGCCGGCTGCGACGAGGCCGTCGAGGAACTCCACGAGATCAAGGAGTTCCTCCAGGAGCCGGCCAAGTTCCAGGCCGTCGGCGCCAAGATCCCCAAGGGCGTGCTGCTGTACGGCCGCCCGGGTACCGGCAAGACCCTCCTCGCGCGCGCCGTCGCCGGCGAGGCCGGGGTGCCCTTCTACTCGATCTCCGGTTCCGACTTCGTCGAGATGTTCGTCGGTGTCGGTGCCTCCCGGGTCCGTGACCTGTTCGAGCAGGCCAAGGCGAACGCTCCGGCGATCGTCTTCGTCGACGAGATCGACGCGGTCGGCCGCCACCGCGGCGCCGGCCTCGGCGGTGGTCACGACGAGCGCGAGCAGACCCTGAACCAGCTGCTCGTCGAGATGGACGGCTTCGACGTGAAGGGCGGCGTCATCCTGATCGCCGCCACGAACCGGCCCGACATCCTCGACCCGGCCCTCCTGCGCCCCGGCCGCTTCGACCGGCAGATCGCCGTCGACCCGCCGGACCTGCAGGGCCGTCTGGAGATCCTCAAGGTCCACCAGAAGGGCAAGCCGGTCGCGCCCGACGTCGACCTGGCCGCCGTCGCCCGCCGTACCCCGGGCATGACCGGTGCCGACCTCGCCAACGTGCTGAACGAGGCCGCGCTGCTCACCGCTCGCAGCGACCAGAAGCTGGTCGACAACAAGGCGCTGGACGAGGCGATCGACCGTGTGGTCGCGGGCCCGCAGAAGCGGACCCGGATCATGTCGGACCGCGAGAAGAAGATCACCGCGTACCACGAGGGCGGTCACGCCCTGGTCGCGGCGGCCTCGCCGAACTCCGACCCCGTCCACAAGATCACCATCCTGTCCCGCGGCCGTGCCCTGGGCTACACGATGGTGCTGCCGGACGAGGACAAGTACTCGACCACGCGCAACGAGATGCTCGACCAGCTCGCCTACATGCTGGGCGGCCGGGCGGCCGAGGAACTGGTCTTCCACGACCCGACCACCGGCGCGGCCAACGACATCGAGAAGGCCACCAACGTGGCCCGGGCGATGGTGACCCAGTACGGCATGACCGAGCGGCTCGGCGCCATCAAGTTCGGCGGCGACAACAGCGAGCCCTTCCTCGGCCGCGAGATGGCTCACCAGCGCGACTACTCGGAAGAGGTCGCCGCTCTGGTGGACGAGGAGGTCAAGAAGCTCATCGAGACGGCGCACAACGAGGCCTGGGAGATCCTGGTCGAGAACCGCGACGTGCTCGACAACCTCGTCCTGGCCCTCCTGGAGAAGGAGACCCTGGGCAAGGAGGAGATCGCCGAGATCTTCACGACGATCCACAAGCGCCCGCCGCGGCCCGCGTGGACCGGCTCCTCCCGCCGTACCCCCTCCACCCGTCCGCCGGTGCTCTCTCCCAAGGAGCTGGCACTGACCAACGGCGCGAACGGCACGGCGGCCGCGATCAACACGATCAAGTCCGCGGCGACGGAGTCCGCCCCGATCACGGAGCAGACCCCCGAGGACCGTTCCGAGAGCTGA
- the folE gene encoding GTP cyclohydrolase I FolE, with the protein MTDPVTLDGEGTIGEFDEKRAENAVRELLIAVGEDPDREGLRETPARVARAYKEIFSGLWQTPEDVLTTTFDLGHDEMVLVKDIEVYSTCEHHLVPFRGVAHVGYIPSVSGKITGLSKLARLVDVFARRPQVQERLTTQIADSLMEILEPRGVIVVVECEHMCMSMRGIRKPGAKTITSAVRGQLRDAATRNEAMSLIMAR; encoded by the coding sequence ATGACCGACCCGGTGACGCTGGACGGCGAGGGAACCATCGGCGAGTTCGACGAGAAGCGCGCCGAGAACGCCGTACGCGAGCTCCTGATCGCTGTCGGGGAGGACCCGGACCGCGAGGGGCTCAGGGAGACGCCGGCGCGGGTGGCGCGGGCCTACAAGGAGATCTTCTCGGGGCTGTGGCAGACGCCCGAGGACGTCCTGACGACGACGTTCGACCTGGGTCACGACGAGATGGTCCTCGTGAAGGACATCGAGGTCTACAGCACCTGTGAGCACCACCTCGTGCCGTTCAGGGGTGTCGCGCACGTGGGCTACATCCCGTCCGTCTCCGGCAAGATCACCGGCCTGTCCAAGCTCGCTCGCCTGGTGGACGTCTTCGCGCGCCGCCCGCAGGTGCAGGAACGTCTCACCACGCAGATCGCGGACTCCCTGATGGAGATACTCGAACCGCGGGGCGTGATCGTGGTCGTCGAGTGCGAGCACATGTGCATGTCGATGCGAGGCATCCGTAAGCCGGGCGCCAAGACGATCACCTCGGCGGTGCGGGGTCAGCTGCGGGACGCGGCGACGCGGAACGAGGCGATGAGCCTCATCATGGCCCGCTGA
- a CDS encoding DUF3180 domain-containing protein has translation MKQLRIRVLAGVFVVAGVLSWAGARLWNSVGTLPSVPLAAPIVLALIAVVLLATALSLRARFKAQRERRPGAKGVDPLMAARAVVFGHASALVAALVSGIYGGVGVFLLEILDIPARRDQAIYAGLSAVAGIAVIAAALFLERVCRLPEDDENNPPGAEPAA, from the coding sequence GTGAAACAGCTGCGCATCAGGGTGCTGGCCGGCGTGTTCGTCGTGGCCGGAGTCCTGTCCTGGGCGGGCGCCCGCCTCTGGAACTCCGTCGGGACGCTCCCCAGCGTCCCGCTCGCCGCCCCCATCGTCCTCGCCCTGATCGCCGTGGTCCTGCTCGCCACGGCCCTCTCCCTGCGCGCCCGCTTCAAGGCCCAGCGCGAGCGCCGTCCCGGCGCTAAGGGCGTCGACCCGCTCATGGCCGCCCGCGCGGTCGTCTTCGGCCACGCCAGCGCCCTGGTCGCCGCCCTCGTCTCCGGCATCTACGGCGGCGTCGGCGTCTTCCTCCTGGAGATCCTCGACATCCCCGCCCGCCGCGACCAGGCCATCTACGCCGGCCTCTCGGCCGTCGCCGGAATCGCCGTCATAGCGGCCGCCCTGTTCCTGGAACGCGTCTGCCGCCTCCCGGAGGACGACGAGAACAACCCCCCGGGCGCGGAGCCGGCGGCCTGA
- the folK gene encoding 2-amino-4-hydroxy-6-hydroxymethyldihydropteridine diphosphokinase, with protein MTRPFDPGQADPTVQPVPASVVQKVDDADTTLHNPQWAVLSLGSNLGNRLETLQGAVDAFEDTPGVRVKAVSPVYETEPWGVDPGSQPSYFNAVVLLKTTLPPSSLLERAHAVEEAFHRVRDERWGPRTLDVDIVAYAGVTSDDPQLTLPHPRAHERAFVLAPWYDVDPEAQLPGRGAVADLLAAVTRDGVTARADLELRLPE; from the coding sequence ATGACCCGGCCGTTCGACCCGGGCCAGGCCGACCCGACCGTGCAGCCGGTGCCGGCCTCCGTCGTCCAGAAGGTCGACGACGCCGACACCACCCTGCACAACCCCCAGTGGGCCGTGCTCTCCCTCGGCTCGAACCTCGGCAACCGCCTGGAGACCCTCCAGGGGGCCGTCGACGCCTTCGAGGACACCCCGGGTGTACGCGTCAAGGCCGTCTCCCCGGTCTACGAGACCGAGCCGTGGGGCGTCGATCCCGGCAGCCAGCCGTCGTACTTCAACGCGGTCGTGCTGCTGAAGACGACGCTGCCCCCGTCCTCCCTGCTGGAGCGGGCGCACGCGGTCGAGGAGGCCTTCCACCGGGTCCGCGACGAGCGCTGGGGCCCGCGCACGCTGGACGTCGACATCGTCGCCTACGCCGGTGTCACCTCCGACGACCCGCAGCTGACGCTCCCCCACCCGCGCGCCCACGAACGCGCCTTCGTGCTCGCCCCCTGGTACGACGTGGACCCCGAAGCCCAGTTGCCCGGACGGGGCGCCGTGGCCGATCTGCTGGCGGCCGTGACCCGCGACGGCGTCACCGCTCGCGCGGACCTGGAACTCCGACTGCCCGAGTAG
- the folB gene encoding dihydroneopterin aldolase encodes MDRVALRGLKARGHHGVFPKEREEGQTFIVDLVLGLDTRPAAADDDLARTVHYGIVAEEVVAVVGGEPVNLIETLADRIAQTCLKHEEVEEVEVCVHKPDAPITVPFDDVTVTITRRRV; translated from the coding sequence GTGGATCGTGTCGCGCTGCGCGGCCTGAAGGCCCGCGGGCACCACGGTGTGTTCCCCAAGGAACGCGAGGAGGGCCAGACCTTCATCGTCGACCTCGTCCTGGGCCTGGACACCCGGCCGGCCGCGGCCGACGACGACCTGGCGCGGACGGTGCACTACGGCATCGTGGCCGAAGAGGTCGTCGCCGTGGTCGGGGGCGAGCCGGTGAACCTCATCGAGACGCTCGCCGACCGGATCGCCCAGACCTGCCTGAAACACGAGGAGGTCGAGGAGGTCGAGGTCTGCGTCCACAAGCCGGACGCGCCGATCACCGTCCCCTTCGACGACGTGACCGTCACCATCACGCGGAGGCGGGTATGA
- a CDS encoding nuclear transport factor 2 family protein codes for MSAPHTDVEQVEAANTAFYEAMERGDFEELAALWLTPSDLGVDEEYHDPADTGVISCVHPGWPVLTGRGEVLRSYALIMANTDYIQFFLTDVHVSVTGDTAIVTCTENILSGGPAPAEGAELGPLVGQVVVATNVFRRTPSGWKLWSHHASPVIAETDGTVETDGDGTAGRPGVDGTDPD; via the coding sequence GTGAGCGCCCCCCACACCGACGTCGAGCAGGTTGAGGCCGCGAACACCGCCTTCTACGAGGCGATGGAACGCGGCGACTTCGAGGAACTGGCCGCACTCTGGCTCACGCCCTCCGACCTGGGCGTCGACGAGGAGTACCACGACCCGGCGGACACCGGTGTGATCTCCTGCGTCCACCCCGGCTGGCCGGTACTCACCGGCCGCGGCGAGGTCCTCAGGTCGTACGCCCTGATCATGGCGAACACCGACTACATCCAGTTCTTCCTCACCGACGTCCATGTCTCCGTCACCGGCGACACGGCCATCGTGACCTGCACCGAGAACATCCTCAGCGGCGGCCCCGCCCCTGCGGAGGGCGCGGAACTCGGCCCCCTGGTCGGACAGGTCGTCGTCGCCACGAACGTGTTCCGGCGCACCCCCTCCGGCTGGAAGCTCTGGTCCCACCACGCCTCCCCCGTCATCGCCGAGACGGACGGGACCGTCGAGACCGACGGGGACGGCACGGCCGGGCGGCCCGGCGTGGACGGCACGGACCCCGACTAG
- the folP gene encoding dihydropteroate synthase — MNNLSGRGRVAGLPAWDRCAVMGVVNVTPDSFSDGGRWFDTTAAVKHGLDLVAEGADLVDVGGESTRPGAARVDEAEELRRVVPVVRGLAAEGVVVSVDTMRASVAEQSLAAGAALVNDVSGGLADPAMIPVVAAAGAPFVVMHWRGFLEGGNVRGVYEDVVAEVVDELHARVEAVLAGGIAADRIVIDPGLGFSKEAGHDLTLLAHLDRLRALGHPVLVAASRKRFLGHVLAGPEGAPPPARERDAATAAVSALAAHAGAWAVRVHEVRATADAVRVAQAVEEARTAGTGAEGAR; from the coding sequence ATGAACAACCTCAGCGGGCGCGGCCGGGTGGCCGGACTTCCGGCATGGGACCGGTGCGCGGTCATGGGCGTCGTCAACGTGACCCCCGATTCCTTCTCCGACGGCGGCCGCTGGTTCGACACGACCGCCGCCGTCAAGCACGGCCTGGACCTGGTCGCCGAGGGCGCGGACCTGGTCGACGTCGGCGGCGAGTCCACCCGCCCGGGCGCCGCCCGCGTCGACGAGGCCGAGGAGCTGCGGCGGGTCGTCCCGGTCGTCCGCGGCCTCGCCGCCGAGGGCGTGGTCGTCTCCGTCGACACCATGCGCGCCTCCGTCGCCGAGCAGTCCCTCGCGGCCGGTGCCGCCCTCGTCAACGACGTCAGCGGCGGCCTCGCCGACCCCGCGATGATCCCCGTGGTCGCCGCCGCGGGCGCCCCCTTCGTCGTCATGCACTGGCGCGGCTTCCTCGAAGGAGGCAACGTCAGGGGCGTCTACGAGGACGTCGTCGCCGAAGTCGTCGACGAACTGCACGCGCGCGTGGAGGCCGTTCTGGCGGGCGGCATCGCCGCCGACCGCATCGTGATCGACCCCGGCCTCGGCTTCTCCAAGGAGGCCGGGCACGACCTCACCCTGCTCGCCCACCTCGACCGCCTGCGCGCCCTCGGCCACCCCGTGCTCGTCGCCGCCTCCCGCAAGCGGTTCCTCGGCCACGTCCTGGCCGGCCCCGAGGGCGCGCCCCCGCCGGCCCGCGAGCGCGACGCCGCCACGGCCGCCGTCTCCGCGCTCGCGGCACACGCCGGCGCCTGGGCCGTACGCGTGCACGAGGTACGGGCCACGGCGGACGCGGTACGGGTCGCGCAGGCCGTGGAAGAGGCGCGTACGGCGGGAACCGGCGCGGAAGGAGCCCGGTGA